Proteins encoded by one window of Serratia nevei:
- a CDS encoding GNAT family N-acetyltransferase, with protein MQIRPYQETDRPFLRTLYLASRKAAFGWRDTSNYQLEDFDGATLGEAIWVAEDGGVLLGFVSVYREDNFIHNLYVDPHQPPRGVGSALLQAAEATFTATGSLKCLVKNEKALAFYRKHGWRIISTGNDGEEDYYLMHSPAR; from the coding sequence ATGCAGATAAGACCCTACCAAGAGACCGATCGCCCCTTCCTGCGCACGCTGTACCTGGCGTCGCGCAAGGCGGCGTTCGGCTGGCGCGATACCTCAAACTATCAGTTGGAAGATTTCGACGGCGCGACGCTGGGCGAAGCGATTTGGGTGGCGGAAGACGGCGGCGTGCTGCTGGGATTCGTCTCCGTCTACCGCGAAGACAACTTCATTCATAACCTGTATGTCGATCCCCATCAGCCGCCGCGCGGCGTCGGCAGTGCGCTGCTGCAGGCGGCGGAAGCTACCTTCACCGCCACCGGCTCGCTGAAATGCCTGGTGAAGAATGAAAAGGCGCTGGCGTTCTACCGCAAACACGGCTGGCGCATCATCTCTACCGGCAACGACGGCGAAGAAGATTATTACCTGATGCATTCGCCGGCCCGCTAA
- the mdtN gene encoding multidrug transporter subunit MdtN, with the protein MTQPQISNKRRLLVLTILALTLIVAAVVVWRVENAPTTDDAYAYADTIDVVPEVNGRIVEMPIRDNQEVQQGDLLFRIDPRPYQDALAASEARLITLNEQIKLTQRSVNAQQYNAESMNAIVKRSQALVAQATDTLNRRQKLLGKNYVSAEEVETARTSQRSAQAELQAALLQAKQAEAAVSGVEVLVAQRAEVQADIAIAKLNLEFTEVRAPFDGHIASLKTTVGQYASSAKPVFTLIDTRRWYVIANFRETDLKGVHPGVPATLYLMSDAGQTFSGKVESVSYGVQPDDGGTVLGGLPNVSRNINWVHVSQRFPVKIAVEAPNPALFRVGASAVAKLNLRHEE; encoded by the coding sequence ATGACCCAACCACAAATCTCCAACAAGCGCAGACTGCTGGTGCTTACCATCCTGGCGTTGACGCTCATCGTGGCCGCCGTCGTCGTCTGGCGGGTGGAAAACGCCCCCACTACCGACGATGCCTACGCCTATGCCGACACCATCGACGTAGTGCCGGAGGTGAACGGCCGCATCGTCGAGATGCCGATCCGCGACAACCAGGAAGTGCAGCAAGGCGATCTGCTGTTCCGCATCGATCCGCGCCCTTACCAGGATGCGCTGGCGGCCAGCGAGGCGCGCCTGATCACGCTAAATGAGCAGATCAAGCTGACGCAGCGCTCGGTCAACGCGCAGCAGTACAACGCCGAATCGATGAACGCCATCGTCAAACGCTCGCAGGCGCTGGTGGCGCAGGCGACCGACACCCTTAACCGCCGGCAGAAGCTGCTCGGCAAGAACTACGTTTCGGCGGAAGAAGTGGAAACCGCCCGCACCTCCCAGCGCTCGGCGCAGGCGGAGCTGCAGGCCGCATTGCTGCAGGCGAAACAGGCGGAAGCCGCCGTCAGCGGCGTCGAAGTCCTGGTCGCGCAGCGCGCCGAAGTGCAGGCCGACATCGCCATCGCCAAGCTGAATCTGGAATTTACCGAGGTGCGAGCGCCGTTCGACGGCCACATCGCCTCGCTGAAAACCACCGTCGGCCAATATGCCTCCAGTGCCAAACCGGTGTTCACGCTGATCGACACCCGCCGCTGGTACGTAATCGCCAACTTCCGCGAAACCGATCTGAAAGGCGTGCATCCCGGCGTGCCGGCCACGCTGTATTTAATGAGCGACGCCGGCCAGACATTCAGCGGCAAGGTAGAGTCGGTCAGCTACGGCGTACAGCCCGACGACGGCGGCACCGTGCTGGGCGGGCTGCCCAACGTGTCGCGCAACATCAACTGGGTGCACGTTTCGCAGCGCTTCCCGGTCAAGATCGCGGTAGAGGCCCCCAACCCGGCGCTGTTCCGCGTGGGCGCTTCGGCAGTGGCGAAGCTGAACCTGCGCCATGAAGAATAA
- a CDS encoding FUSC family protein, with protein MSRGWLSQLIDELRPSDSRINLVIRALLSSAIAIVISQTLQVPWLALSLIAVFFITQSNIVITRAIGILFFVSSTLAIGAAILVLKFTYDYPMLRILLSSALFFLSVFLMRVTKVGVLFFLMALVVIYTQSFVDLTPQAEVVIRLVLWVWVAINYAILLTLIVNTLLLPAEPLKQLKGRMIAVLDETRAMLAHGGETRDLSAISQHATELHKLLRFSVMRSDRCRANEPGYLALITLVLQLNILAYQLPPAFGTAARKLAQEIDAACRALQTAISHDSALRFSVAIAGSDDPQVPAPLNEMAGLLQVYANRSDYADALQAAPPPKVPFFTPDALTNPVYIQFSLKTLLTVLVAYVFYTAVDWSGIHTIMLSCLIVAQPSLGATQRRARLRLGGAAIGSLLALISVVWIMPHLDSLVGLLLTLPVIALSAWIAAGSEKISYAGVQILFTFSLALLESFGPVTELTEIRDRLIGIVLGVGFATFIHATLWPEYEGESLRQQVANLLRELSRFLGGENTNAIGIWQKIEGCEAVVARVTLEPTWQLADDNHESFTRHIQLIFNQTRSLLLTSEKLNTYLAGSGAALSVQEHEALLEVQRQGGHVLAEYAAQLASAPQALRAPDFHPPLAALHADTVRRLAQELSDGLNRLPAWGDA; from the coding sequence ATGTCTCGCGGCTGGTTGTCTCAGTTGATCGACGAGCTGCGCCCCTCGGACAGCCGCATCAACCTGGTGATCCGCGCCCTGCTCTCCAGCGCGATCGCCATCGTGATCTCGCAGACGCTGCAGGTGCCGTGGCTGGCGCTATCGCTGATCGCTGTCTTCTTTATCACGCAGTCCAATATCGTGATCACCCGCGCGATCGGTATCCTGTTTTTCGTCAGCTCCACGCTGGCAATCGGCGCCGCTATCCTGGTGCTGAAGTTCACCTACGACTACCCGATGCTGCGCATTCTGCTCTCCAGCGCGCTGTTTTTCCTCAGCGTGTTCCTGATGCGGGTGACCAAGGTCGGAGTGCTGTTCTTTCTGATGGCGCTGGTGGTGATCTACACGCAAAGCTTTGTCGATCTCACTCCGCAGGCGGAAGTGGTGATACGGCTGGTGCTGTGGGTATGGGTGGCGATCAACTACGCCATTCTGCTCACCCTGATCGTCAATACCCTACTGCTGCCGGCCGAACCGCTGAAGCAGCTAAAGGGCCGGATGATCGCAGTGTTGGACGAAACCCGCGCTATGTTGGCCCACGGCGGCGAGACGCGCGATCTGAGCGCCATCTCGCAGCACGCCACCGAGCTGCATAAGCTACTGCGCTTCTCGGTGATGCGCAGCGATCGCTGCCGCGCCAACGAGCCCGGTTATCTGGCGCTGATCACCCTGGTATTGCAGCTCAATATCCTGGCCTACCAGCTGCCGCCGGCTTTCGGCACGGCCGCACGTAAATTGGCGCAAGAGATAGATGCCGCCTGCCGAGCACTGCAAACCGCGATAAGCCACGACAGCGCGCTGCGATTTTCCGTCGCGATCGCCGGCAGTGACGATCCGCAGGTGCCGGCGCCGCTCAATGAAATGGCCGGCCTCCTGCAGGTCTACGCCAACCGCAGCGACTACGCCGACGCCCTGCAGGCCGCGCCGCCGCCGAAAGTGCCCTTCTTTACCCCCGACGCCCTGACCAACCCAGTTTACATCCAGTTTTCGTTGAAGACGCTGCTGACCGTGCTGGTGGCCTACGTGTTTTATACCGCCGTCGATTGGTCCGGCATTCATACCATCATGCTGAGCTGCCTGATCGTGGCGCAGCCCAGCCTCGGTGCCACGCAGCGGCGGGCGCGGCTGCGTCTCGGCGGCGCGGCGATCGGCAGCCTGCTGGCGCTGATCTCGGTGGTGTGGATCATGCCTCACCTCGACAGCCTCGTCGGGCTGCTGCTGACGCTGCCGGTGATCGCCCTCTCCGCCTGGATCGCCGCCGGTTCCGAGAAGATAAGCTATGCCGGGGTACAGATCCTGTTCACCTTTTCCCTGGCACTGCTGGAAAGCTTCGGCCCGGTCACCGAGTTGACCGAGATCCGCGATCGCCTGATCGGCATCGTGCTGGGGGTGGGGTTCGCCACCTTCATTCACGCCACGCTGTGGCCGGAATACGAAGGGGAGTCGCTGCGGCAGCAGGTCGCTAACCTGCTGCGGGAATTGTCGCGCTTCCTCGGCGGCGAGAACACAAACGCCATCGGCATCTGGCAAAAGATCGAGGGCTGCGAAGCGGTGGTGGCCCGGGTGACGCTGGAGCCTACCTGGCAGTTGGCGGATGATAACCATGAAAGCTTCACCCGGCATATCCAACTGATCTTCAACCAGACGCGCAGCCTGTTGCTGACCAGCGAAAAGCTCAACACCTATCTGGCAGGCAGCGGCGCCGCGCTGTCCGTGCAGGAACACGAGGCGCTGCTAGAGGTCCAACGCCAGGGCGGGCACGTTCTCGCCGAGTATGCGGCGCAGCTTGCCAGCGCACCGCAAGCGCTGCGGGCGCCCGACTTTCATCCACCGCTGGCCGCCCTGCATGCCGACACCGTGCGCCGCCTGGCTCAGGAGTTAAGCGACGGGCTCAATCGCCTGCCCGCCTGGGGTGACGCCTAG
- a CDS encoding MFS transporter, whose amino-acid sequence MSDKLLDPPCAMLGRLPAPLVLLLAAASAFSVANVYYAQPLLDAIAHDFSISLAAVGMVISVTQLGCALALLLVVPLGDRLNRHRLLAGQQLGLIGALLLVGWAHSAPWLLVGMLLVGLLGTAMTQGLIAYAAALAAPQERGRVVGAAQGGVVLGLLLARTLSGALADVGGWRTVYFFSAGVTLVLLPILSRLLPAPRTAPSTLSYPALLRSMLSLLLHDRTLQIRGMLALLMFGAFSLFWSSLVLPLSQAPFNFTHAAVGTFGLVGAVGALAAVRAGHLADRGLGQAASGVCLLLLTLAWLPLGLLGSGLVWLVVGIVLLDLAGQAIHVLNQSMIFSAHPQLHSRLVGCYMLFYAVGSGLGAFAGTHMYAWAGWSGVCWLGAGVSLSALLFWRLTLRGMPPSSTAVEQ is encoded by the coding sequence ATGAGCGACAAACTGCTGGATCCCCCCTGTGCGATGCTGGGGCGCCTGCCGGCCCCCCTGGTGCTGCTGTTGGCCGCCGCCAGCGCCTTCAGCGTGGCCAACGTTTACTATGCGCAGCCGCTGTTGGACGCTATCGCCCATGATTTTTCCATCAGCCTGGCGGCGGTCGGCATGGTGATCAGCGTGACTCAGTTGGGCTGCGCGCTGGCGCTGCTGTTGGTGGTGCCGCTGGGGGATCGGTTGAACCGTCATCGGTTGCTGGCGGGGCAACAGCTGGGGCTGATCGGCGCGCTGCTATTGGTGGGCTGGGCGCACAGCGCGCCCTGGCTGCTGGTAGGGATGTTGCTGGTAGGCTTATTGGGCACCGCCATGACGCAGGGGCTGATCGCTTACGCCGCAGCCCTGGCGGCGCCGCAGGAGCGCGGGCGGGTGGTTGGTGCGGCGCAGGGCGGAGTGGTGCTGGGATTGCTGCTGGCGCGCACCCTGTCCGGCGCGCTGGCGGACGTCGGCGGCTGGCGCACGGTGTATTTCTTCTCTGCCGGGGTGACGCTGGTATTGCTGCCGATCTTGTCGCGCCTGCTGCCTGCGCCGCGCACCGCTCCCAGTACGCTGAGCTATCCCGCGCTGCTGCGTTCGATGCTGAGCCTGTTGCTGCATGACCGCACGCTGCAAATTCGCGGCATGTTGGCGCTGCTGATGTTCGGCGCTTTCAGCCTCTTTTGGAGTTCGCTGGTGTTGCCGCTGAGCCAGGCACCGTTCAACTTCACCCATGCCGCGGTGGGGACGTTCGGCCTGGTCGGCGCGGTGGGCGCACTGGCGGCGGTGCGCGCCGGGCATCTGGCGGATCGCGGGCTGGGGCAGGCGGCCAGCGGCGTGTGTCTGCTGCTGTTGACGCTGGCCTGGCTGCCACTCGGTTTGCTCGGCAGCGGCCTGGTTTGGCTGGTGGTGGGCATCGTGCTGCTGGATCTGGCGGGCCAGGCGATCCACGTGCTGAACCAGAGCATGATCTTCAGCGCGCACCCGCAGTTGCACAGCCGGCTGGTGGGCTGCTACATGCTGTTTTACGCCGTCGGCAGCGGGCTGGGTGCCTTTGCCGGCACCCATATGTACGCCTGGGCGGGCTGGAGCGGCGTCTGCTGGCTGGGGGCAGGCGTCAGCCTGAGCGCGCTGCTGTTTTGGCGGCTGACGCTGCGCGGGATGCCACCCTCATCGACGGCGGTGGAGCAGTGA
- the rluF gene encoding 23S rRNA pseudouridine(2604) synthase RluF produces the protein MLTNSSIRLNKYISESGICSRRDADRYIEQGNVFINGKRATVGAQVFAGDVVKVNGQLIEPRNEEDLVLIALNKPVGIVTTTEDGERDNIADFVNHSKRIFPIGRLDKDSQGLIFLTNHGDLVNKILRAGNNHEKEYLVTVNKPVTDEFIRSMGAGVPMLGTVTKKCKVKKEAPFVFRITLVQGLNRQIRRMCEHFGYEVTKLERTRIMNVSLKGLPLGEWRDLTDDELIELFKLIEGSSSEAKPAKKAPAKSAAAKKPSAGGPKSADKAAAPAGRKRFTQPGRKKKGR, from the coding sequence ATGCTGACCAACTCATCCATTCGTCTGAACAAATACATTAGCGAGAGCGGTATCTGCTCACGCCGCGATGCCGATCGATACATCGAACAGGGCAACGTTTTCATCAACGGTAAGCGCGCCACCGTTGGCGCTCAGGTATTTGCCGGGGATGTCGTGAAGGTTAACGGTCAGCTGATCGAACCGCGCAATGAAGAAGATCTGGTGCTGATCGCGCTGAACAAGCCGGTCGGCATCGTCACCACCACCGAAGACGGCGAGCGCGACAACATCGCTGACTTCGTCAACCACAGCAAACGCATCTTCCCGATCGGCCGTTTGGACAAGGATTCACAGGGGCTGATCTTTCTGACCAACCACGGTGACCTGGTCAACAAGATCCTGCGCGCCGGCAACAATCACGAGAAAGAGTATCTGGTGACGGTCAACAAGCCGGTGACCGACGAGTTTATTCGCAGCATGGGCGCCGGCGTGCCGATGCTGGGCACGGTGACCAAAAAGTGCAAGGTTAAGAAAGAGGCGCCGTTCGTGTTCCGCATCACGCTGGTGCAGGGGCTGAATCGCCAGATCCGCCGCATGTGCGAACACTTCGGCTACGAGGTCACCAAGCTGGAACGCACGCGCATCATGAACGTCAGCCTGAAAGGCTTGCCGCTGGGCGAATGGCGCGATCTGACCGATGACGAGCTGATCGAGCTGTTCAAACTGATTGAAGGCTCCTCGTCCGAGGCCAAGCCGGCGAAGAAGGCCCCGGCCAAATCCGCCGCGGCGAAAAAACCGAGCGCCGGGGGCCCCAAAAGCGCCGACAAAGCCGCTGCGCCGGCCGGCCGTAAGCGCTTTACCCAGCCAGGGCGCAAGAAAAAAGGGCGTTAA
- a CDS encoding putative T6SS immunity periplasmic lipoprotein — protein MKKYLVLFTACLLVGCPGPGDKLTPRFPAVVTAKDNHVCILSSMKAGDNIRFVQIYSESGDKLIKAIDNDVFFVEPGRCMPVFDYAFRPGKRYSVAYDIQTPEGSHLITAAFMVVSDERGNLRVNH, from the coding sequence ATGAAAAAATATTTGGTTCTATTCACGGCCTGCCTCCTGGTCGGCTGTCCGGGGCCTGGCGATAAGCTGACTCCACGCTTCCCCGCCGTCGTCACTGCCAAAGATAACCATGTCTGCATTCTTTCTTCTATGAAGGCGGGGGATAATATTCGCTTCGTTCAGATTTATAGCGAATCAGGCGATAAGCTCATTAAAGCTATCGATAATGACGTTTTCTTCGTTGAGCCGGGGAGGTGCATGCCGGTATTCGACTATGCTTTTCGGCCAGGGAAGCGTTATTCCGTCGCCTACGATATACAGACACCCGAAGGTTCGCATTTGATTACCGCCGCATTCATGGTTGTCTCCGACGAACGGGGCAACCTGAGGGTTAACCATTAA
- a CDS encoding TetR/AcrR family transcriptional regulator: MQIDEHITGREPQQERGRQRVQTILDSAAAIVAQDGLAALSMQRLAKHAKTSIGSMYHFFPDRHAVIKALADRHTESVEALICDMALASDDEWRRLSAEEVIQRLFSPYAQYLREHTDYLPVMREMNLPDEKSSFLALIARVLQLRRPETAEAEILQQTRLLQSLVAGTLHHIFKTAPQSVAFTLAELPGVLSLYLAGKEGNIA, translated from the coding sequence ATGCAAATCGACGAACACATCACCGGGCGAGAGCCGCAGCAGGAAAGAGGGCGGCAACGCGTACAAACCATTCTGGATTCGGCGGCGGCAATCGTGGCGCAGGACGGGCTGGCGGCGCTCAGCATGCAGCGGCTCGCCAAGCACGCCAAAACCTCCATCGGCTCGATGTATCACTTCTTTCCCGATCGTCACGCAGTGATCAAGGCGCTGGCGGATCGGCATACCGAGTCGGTCGAGGCGCTGATCTGCGACATGGCGTTGGCCAGTGACGACGAGTGGCGGCGCCTCTCCGCTGAAGAGGTGATCCAGCGGCTGTTTTCACCCTATGCGCAATATTTGCGCGAGCACACCGATTACCTGCCGGTAATGCGGGAGATGAACCTCCCGGACGAAAAGTCCAGCTTCCTGGCGCTGATCGCCAGAGTGCTGCAGCTGCGTCGCCCCGAGACCGCCGAAGCGGAGATCCTGCAGCAAACCCGGCTGTTGCAAAGCCTGGTGGCCGGCACGTTGCACCATATCTTCAAGACGGCGCCGCAGAGCGTGGCGTTCACGCTGGCGGAGCTGCCCGGCGTGCTGAGCCTGTATCTGGCGGGAAAAGAGGGGAACATCGCTTAG
- a CDS encoding methyltransferase yields the protein MQHQTDTRFPDAAAADYDRRILTLVPGYQFAQALLTATLAQTLPNDATLLLAGCGTGSELEALAAANASWRFSAVEPSAGMLAAARAKAEAAGYAPRVSFQPTLLQQAPQTRHDAAVCSLVLHFIADDGAKLDFLQQLAQRLSPTAPLLLFDYQPEGLPVSHYQHWLQSAGHSAAQAQEVIERTRRNWHPMAAARSRLLLAESGFTAPQQLCGALGFQLSLLHRRR from the coding sequence ATGCAACACCAAACGGATACACGCTTCCCCGATGCCGCAGCGGCGGACTACGATCGCCGTATTCTGACCCTGGTGCCCGGCTATCAGTTTGCCCAGGCGCTGCTGACGGCGACGCTCGCACAGACGCTGCCGAATGACGCCACGCTGTTGCTGGCCGGCTGCGGTACCGGCAGTGAACTGGAGGCGCTGGCCGCCGCCAACGCCAGCTGGCGTTTCAGCGCCGTGGAACCCTCCGCCGGCATGCTGGCGGCCGCGCGCGCCAAGGCCGAAGCCGCGGGTTATGCTCCGCGGGTGAGCTTCCAGCCCACCTTGCTGCAACAAGCGCCGCAAACCCGCCACGACGCGGCGGTGTGCTCATTGGTGCTGCACTTTATCGCCGACGATGGCGCCAAACTGGATTTCCTGCAGCAGTTGGCGCAGCGCCTCTCCCCCACCGCACCGCTGCTGCTGTTCGACTATCAACCGGAGGGTCTGCCCGTCAGCCACTACCAACATTGGCTGCAAAGCGCCGGGCACTCGGCGGCGCAGGCGCAGGAGGTGATCGAACGCACCCGCCGCAACTGGCACCCGATGGCGGCGGCGCGCAGCCGTCTCCTCTTGGCGGAAAGCGGCTTCACCGCGCCTCAGCAGTTGTGCGGTGCGCTGGGCTTCCAGCTTTCACTGCTCCACCGCCGTCGATGA
- a CDS encoding YtcA family lipoprotein: MPDKKLLITCLTALLLTGCSPAPSIVVFGASFPDWLFCLCGGVAGMVAIHLLLRTPEKRAWLAPQLLTYPALTALIAMLIWLLVFPH, encoded by the coding sequence ATGCCCGACAAAAAACTGCTTATCACCTGCCTGACCGCGCTGTTGCTCACCGGGTGCTCGCCGGCACCGTCGATAGTGGTGTTCGGCGCTTCGTTTCCCGACTGGCTGTTTTGCCTGTGCGGCGGCGTGGCGGGCATGGTGGCGATCCACCTGCTGCTGCGCACCCCGGAAAAACGCGCCTGGCTGGCGCCGCAGCTGCTGACGTATCCGGCGCTGACCGCGCTGATCGCCATGCTGATCTGGTTACTGGTTTTCCCCCACTGA
- a CDS encoding winged helix-turn-helix transcriptional regulator, translating into MKRKSLEDAPCPVARTLDVIGDWWSLLIVRDAFDGVTRFSEFQKGLGMAKNILATRLRALVTHGVLEIVPAADGSAYQEYVLTEKGRALFPVIVGLRQWGEDHLFAEGEAHSTLVESDSGRPVPRLTPIGSAGQTLTPLNTRVVKVEER; encoded by the coding sequence GTGAAACGTAAAAGTCTGGAAGACGCGCCGTGCCCGGTGGCGCGCACGCTGGATGTGATTGGCGACTGGTGGTCGCTGCTGATCGTGCGCGACGCCTTCGACGGCGTCACCCGCTTCAGCGAATTTCAAAAAGGGCTGGGGATGGCGAAGAATATCCTTGCCACCCGCCTGCGCGCTCTGGTGACGCACGGCGTGCTGGAGATCGTGCCCGCCGCAGATGGCAGCGCCTATCAGGAATATGTACTGACCGAGAAAGGCCGCGCGCTGTTTCCGGTGATCGTCGGCCTGCGCCAGTGGGGGGAAGATCATCTGTTCGCCGAGGGAGAAGCGCACTCAACGCTGGTGGAAAGCGACAGCGGCCGCCCCGTCCCGCGCCTGACGCCGATCGGCAGCGCCGGGCAGACGCTCACCCCGCTGAATACCCGGGTGGTGAAGGTGGAGGAACGGTGA